One part of the Chryseobacterium mulctrae genome encodes these proteins:
- a CDS encoding efflux RND transporter permease subunit, with amino-acid sequence MIKNFINRPVLSTVISIIIVILGVLGLTALPVTQYPDIAPATVSVRANYTGANAETVMKSVVVPLEEQINGVEGMDYITSTAGNDGSAQIQVFFKQGIDADIAAVNVQNRVSRASPLLPSEVTRAGVVTQKQQTSALMYLSFYSENKNIDDVYLQNFLNINVIPNLQRINGVGEANVFGGKNYSMRVWLDPAKLAAYGITPTEVTNAINDQSREAAAGSLGQNSGSSFEYIIKYVGKFSEKEQYDDIIIKSLPDGQNLMLKDVAKVELGGLSYSGVGENGDYPSISMGVFQTPGSNAQEIIENIKKQLKENESSYPEGVKYTFNFDTNEFLDASIEKVIHTLIEAFILVFIVVYIFLQDFRSTLIPAIAVPVSIVGTFFFLNLFGYSLNLLTLFALVLAIGIVVDDAIVVVEAVHAKMEHGISNAKKATVEAMDEITGAIISITLVMAAVFIPVTFITGPTGVFYQQFGITLIIAIIISAVNALTLSPVLCSLFLKPHEDHHEDYKNKNFIQKFFYKFNIGFKTATERYGRGFNFLIKHKWVTLVILVVTGGIIYWANGSMKKGFVPTEDRGIIFTDVQLPPGASMERTYNVLKTLQKNALQIPGIQNVTISTGRGLLSGNGSNNGLAFVKLKPFDERKGDGLSSEEITKRLFGLAGKVPDAKVVFFQPPSVPGFGSSAGFEMVLLDKSGGDFAQLDAKTNEFIGNLMQRPEIEFAQTSFNTKYPQYLMEINVPLAKQKGVSVNDILSTMQGYVGGIYSADFTKYGKQFRVMIQALPENRVNAENLNQYYIKTSSGEMSPISQFVTLTKSYGPQSVGRYNLFTSVKITGANKAGYSSGDAITAVQAVAKETLDQNYDVEFTGLTREELNSGSQTLLIFALSLVFVYFILSAQYESYILPLVVVISLPLGVMGAYFGQKIMGLENNIYFQIALIMLVGLLAKNAILIIEFAVQRRHHGETIVESAVNAAKARLRPILMTSLAFIFGLLPLVLASGIGAVGNRSIATGASIGLLIGTIMGVFVIPVLYVIFQTLQEKIKPIKHEEMNLAE; translated from the coding sequence ATGATAAAGAACTTTATTAACAGACCGGTTTTATCCACTGTAATCTCCATTATCATCGTTATTCTCGGTGTTTTGGGACTTACAGCACTTCCGGTTACACAATATCCCGATATTGCTCCGGCAACGGTGAGTGTGAGAGCCAATTATACGGGAGCCAATGCTGAAACCGTAATGAAGAGTGTGGTTGTTCCTTTAGAAGAACAAATCAATGGGGTTGAAGGGATGGATTATATTACTTCAACAGCAGGAAATGATGGTTCAGCTCAGATTCAGGTATTTTTTAAACAGGGAATAGATGCAGATATTGCTGCGGTAAACGTTCAGAACCGTGTTTCAAGAGCAAGCCCGCTACTTCCAAGTGAAGTTACGCGTGCGGGTGTTGTAACTCAGAAGCAACAAACGAGTGCGTTGATGTATCTTTCTTTTTATTCAGAAAATAAAAATATTGATGATGTATATCTTCAAAACTTTTTGAATATAAACGTAATTCCTAATCTACAAAGGATTAATGGAGTAGGTGAAGCTAACGTTTTTGGTGGAAAAAATTACTCGATGAGAGTATGGCTTGATCCGGCAAAATTGGCAGCTTACGGAATTACACCAACTGAAGTTACCAATGCAATTAATGATCAGAGTAGAGAAGCTGCAGCAGGATCTTTAGGACAAAACAGCGGAAGTTCTTTTGAATATATCATTAAATATGTAGGAAAGTTCAGTGAAAAGGAACAATACGATGACATTATCATCAAATCTCTTCCAGACGGACAGAATTTAATGCTGAAAGATGTTGCTAAAGTAGAACTGGGCGGATTATCTTACAGCGGAGTCGGTGAAAACGGAGATTATCCATCAATCAGTATGGGAGTATTTCAAACTCCGGGATCTAATGCTCAGGAGATTATCGAAAACATCAAAAAACAGCTTAAAGAAAATGAAAGTTCTTATCCTGAAGGAGTAAAATATACCTTCAACTTTGATACCAACGAATTCCTAGATGCATCTATCGAAAAAGTAATTCATACTTTGATCGAAGCATTTATCTTGGTATTTATTGTAGTTTATATTTTCTTACAGGATTTCAGATCAACATTGATTCCGGCGATCGCGGTTCCGGTATCGATTGTGGGAACGTTTTTCTTCTTGAATCTTTTTGGATATTCATTAAACCTATTAACGCTTTTCGCTTTAGTTTTAGCAATTGGTATTGTGGTAGATGATGCGATTGTCGTCGTCGAAGCAGTTCACGCTAAAATGGAGCATGGAATTTCTAATGCTAAAAAGGCAACAGTAGAAGCAATGGACGAAATTACAGGTGCGATTATTTCAATTACATTGGTAATGGCGGCGGTATTTATTCCTGTTACATTTATTACCGGTCCTACCGGAGTATTTTATCAACAGTTTGGGATTACCTTAATTATTGCGATCATCATTTCGGCGGTAAACGCATTAACGTTAAGTCCGGTTTTATGTTCATTATTCTTAAAACCTCACGAAGATCATCACGAAGATTATAAAAATAAAAACTTCATTCAGAAATTCTTCTATAAATTTAATATCGGTTTCAAAACAGCAACTGAGCGTTATGGAAGAGGATTTAATTTTTTAATTAAACATAAATGGGTGACTTTAGTAATTCTTGTCGTTACCGGAGGAATTATCTATTGGGCAAATGGAAGCATGAAAAAAGGTTTCGTACCAACAGAAGATAGAGGGATTATCTTTACAGATGTACAGCTTCCTCCGGGAGCATCTATGGAAAGAACCTATAATGTTCTGAAAACTTTACAGAAAAATGCATTGCAGATTCCTGGAATTCAGAATGTAACTATTTCTACAGGTAGAGGATTATTATCCGGAAACGGAAGTAATAACGGTCTTGCCTTTGTTAAGCTTAAACCTTTTGATGAAAGAAAAGGGGATGGATTATCATCTGAAGAAATCACAAAGAGATTATTTGGTCTTGCAGGAAAAGTTCCTGATGCTAAAGTTGTTTTCTTCCAGCCTCCAAGTGTACCGGGTTTTGGTAGTAGTGCAGGTTTTGAGATGGTACTTTTAGATAAATCGGGAGGTGATTTTGCTCAGCTTGACGCTAAAACCAATGAGTTTATTGGAAACCTGATGCAAAGACCGGAAATTGAATTTGCTCAGACTTCATTTAACACAAAATATCCTCAGTATCTAATGGAGATCAATGTTCCGTTAGCTAAACAAAAAGGAGTTTCTGTAAATGATATTTTGTCTACCATGCAAGGATACGTCGGTGGAATTTACAGTGCTGACTTTACCAAATACGGAAAACAATTCAGAGTAATGATTCAGGCTCTTCCTGAAAACAGAGTAAATGCTGAAAATCTTAATCAATATTATATTAAGACAAGCTCTGGAGAGATGTCACCTATTTCACAATTTGTAACATTGACGAAATCTTATGGACCACAATCTGTTGGACGTTACAACTTATTTACTTCAGTAAAAATTACAGGAGCAAACAAGGCTGGCTACAGTTCGGGAGATGCAATTACTGCGGTTCAGGCGGTAGCTAAAGAAACACTTGATCAAAATTACGATGTTGAGTTTACAGGTCTTACAAGAGAAGAATTAAATTCAGGATCTCAGACTTTATTGATTTTTGCTTTGAGTTTGGTTTTTGTTTATTTCATTCTTTCTGCTCAGTACGAAAGTTACATTCTTCCTTTAGTTGTGGTAATTTCACTTCCTCTTGGGGTAATGGGAGCTTATTTCGGACAGAAAATAATGGGCTTGGAAAACAATATTTACTTCCAGATTGCATTGATTATGTTGGTCGGTTTGTTGGCGAAAAATGCGATTTTGATTATCGAATTTGCTGTTCAGAGAAGACATCATGGCGAAACGATTGTAGAGTCTGCCGTAAATGCAGCGAAAGCGAGATTGAGACCAATTTTGATGACTTCATTGGCATTTATCTTCGGTTTATTACCATTGGTTTTAGCAAGCGGAATTGGTGCGGTTGGTAACCGATCAATTGCAACAGGTGCATCGATTGGATTATTGATCGGTACCATTATGGGAGTATTTGTGATTCCGGTTTTATATGTGATTTTCCAGACTTTACAGGAAAAAATAAAACCGATTAAGCACGAAGAAATGAACTTAGCTGAATAA
- the amaB gene encoding L-piperidine-6-carboxylate dehydrogenase: MSKKIKDFGIEKSLKNLGIKDENKGTSTGGKFFASGKSIESYSPADGRLIAKVKLSNEKDYDKVIESAQKAFLEFRTVPAPKRGEIVRQLGQKLREYKDDLGKLVSYEMGKSLQEGLGEVQEMIDICDFAVGLSRQLHGYTMHSERPGHRMYEQYHPLGIVSIITAFNFPVAVWAWNTALAWICGNVTIWKPSEKTPLCAIACQNIMNEVLAENNLSEGISSVLVADHTIGQKLVDDKRVALVSFTGSTKVGRMVSSKVAERFGKSILELGGNNAIIISKDADLDMSIIGAVFGAVGTAGQRCTSTRRLIIHESVYDEVKNRLAKAYGQLKIGNPLDENMHVGPLIDVQAVNQYELAIEKCKKEGGKFVVEGGVLTGKDYESGCYVKPCIAEVKNSYEIVQHETFAPILYLIKYKTLEEAIAIQNDVPQGLSSAIMTQNLREAELFLSHAGSDCGIANVNIGTSGAEIGGAFGGEKETGGGRESGSDVWKYYMRRQTNTINYTASLPLAQGIKFDL, translated from the coding sequence ATGTCAAAGAAAATCAAAGATTTCGGAATTGAAAAATCATTAAAAAATTTAGGAATCAAAGATGAAAACAAAGGAACTTCTACGGGAGGGAAATTTTTTGCATCAGGAAAATCTATAGAAAGTTATTCTCCGGCAGACGGAAGATTAATCGCCAAAGTAAAACTATCAAACGAGAAAGATTACGACAAAGTAATCGAATCTGCTCAAAAAGCATTTCTGGAATTCAGAACGGTACCTGCTCCAAAAAGAGGAGAAATTGTACGTCAGCTTGGGCAAAAATTAAGAGAATACAAAGATGATCTTGGAAAGCTTGTTTCTTACGAAATGGGAAAATCTTTACAGGAAGGTCTTGGTGAAGTACAGGAAATGATAGACATCTGCGATTTTGCAGTAGGTTTATCAAGACAGCTTCACGGTTATACAATGCATTCTGAAAGACCAGGTCACAGAATGTACGAGCAATATCATCCGCTTGGAATTGTAAGCATCATCACAGCATTCAACTTTCCGGTAGCAGTTTGGGCTTGGAACACAGCTTTAGCTTGGATTTGTGGAAACGTTACCATCTGGAAACCATCAGAAAAAACTCCTCTTTGTGCGATTGCATGTCAGAATATTATGAATGAAGTTTTAGCAGAAAACAATCTTTCTGAAGGAATTTCAAGTGTATTGGTTGCAGATCACACAATCGGCCAAAAATTAGTTGATGACAAACGCGTTGCTTTAGTTTCATTCACAGGTTCTACAAAAGTAGGAAGAATGGTTTCTTCTAAAGTTGCTGAAAGATTTGGTAAATCAATCTTAGAATTAGGAGGAAATAATGCCATCATCATTTCTAAAGATGCAGATCTTGATATGTCAATTATCGGAGCTGTTTTCGGAGCAGTAGGAACTGCAGGACAAAGATGTACTTCTACAAGAAGACTGATTATTCATGAATCTGTTTATGATGAAGTGAAAAACCGTTTAGCAAAAGCTTACGGACAGTTAAAAATCGGAAATCCATTGGATGAAAATATGCACGTTGGACCGCTTATCGATGTTCAAGCTGTAAATCAGTACGAACTGGCAATTGAAAAGTGTAAAAAAGAAGGCGGGAAATTCGTTGTTGAAGGCGGAGTTTTAACAGGTAAAGATTACGAATCTGGATGTTATGTAAAACCTTGTATCGCTGAAGTTAAAAATTCTTACGAAATCGTACAACACGAAACTTTTGCACCGATTTTATATTTAATCAAATACAAAACTTTAGAAGAAGCGATTGCCATTCAGAATGATGTTCCGCAAGGTTTATCTTCGGCAATTATGACTCAGAATTTGAGAGAAGCAGAATTATTCCTTTCTCATGCAGGTTCAGATTGTGGAATCGCTAATGTAAATATCGGAACTTCTGGTGCAGAAATTGGTGGAGCTTTCGGTGGTGAAAAAGAAACAGGAGGCGGTAGAGAATCTGGTTCTGATGTTTGGAAATACTACATGAGAAGACAAACCAATACTATTAACTATACCGCAAGTCTTCCATTGGCTCAAGGAATTAAATTTGATCTTTAA
- a CDS encoding efflux RND transporter periplasmic adaptor subunit, with product MTNKLILFSVAAFSLTACKKEAPKQDGPKPFPVVSVENKNIVGYDTFPASIEGRVNNDVRAKIQGYITQVLVDEGQYVTKGQPLFRLETNILTENAAASKAGIGAAESNIAAAQAQVNAANVEVNKLKPLVQKNIISNVQLQTAQANLVQAQAGLQQAIAAKRQAVANYKGVEANIDYSVIRAPISGVIGKLPLKVGSLVGPTDQVALTTISDTSEIFAYFSMNEKAYFDFLEKSVGANVPEKIKNLPMVELQLANGSIYPEKGRIEAITGSLDPTTGTIQFRVSFKNAQKLLSNGNSGTIRFPKHYDNVLVVPESATYEQQGIVYVYKVEKDTARNTVVEVIERIDNLALIKSGVKKGEVIIAAGTGNVKPGTAVKPKKISMDSLVQSVKPKF from the coding sequence ATGACAAACAAGCTTATACTATTTTCTGTAGCAGCATTTTCGTTGACTGCCTGCAAAAAAGAAGCTCCGAAACAGGATGGCCCAAAACCTTTTCCTGTGGTTTCGGTAGAGAATAAAAATATAGTAGGGTACGACACTTTCCCTGCAAGTATTGAAGGTAGAGTTAATAATGATGTCAGAGCAAAAATTCAGGGTTATATTACCCAGGTTTTGGTAGATGAAGGTCAGTATGTAACTAAAGGACAGCCCTTGTTCCGTCTTGAAACTAACATTTTAACGGAAAATGCCGCTGCTTCAAAAGCAGGAATTGGCGCAGCCGAATCTAATATCGCTGCTGCTCAAGCTCAGGTAAATGCGGCTAATGTAGAAGTAAATAAACTGAAACCTCTTGTTCAGAAAAACATTATTAGTAATGTTCAGTTACAGACTGCTCAGGCAAATTTAGTTCAGGCTCAAGCTGGTTTACAACAGGCAATTGCTGCTAAAAGACAAGCCGTTGCTAATTATAAAGGAGTAGAAGCAAACATTGATTATTCAGTGATTCGGGCTCCTATTTCAGGGGTTATTGGTAAGCTTCCTTTAAAAGTGGGAAGTTTGGTTGGTCCTACAGATCAGGTTGCTTTAACTACAATTTCAGATACTTCAGAGATATTCGCTTATTTTTCAATGAATGAAAAAGCGTATTTCGATTTCTTAGAAAAATCTGTAGGAGCAAATGTTCCAGAGAAAATAAAAAACCTTCCGATGGTTGAACTTCAGTTGGCAAACGGAAGTATTTATCCTGAAAAAGGAAGAATTGAGGCTATTACAGGTTCTTTAGATCCTACAACAGGAACTATTCAATTTAGAGTTTCGTTTAAGAATGCTCAAAAACTTTTGAGTAACGGAAATAGCGGAACCATCAGATTCCCTAAACATTATGACAATGTTTTAGTCGTACCGGAAAGCGCAACTTACGAACAGCAAGGAATTGTTTACGTATATAAAGTTGAAAAAGATACAGCACGAAATACAGTTGTTGAAGTCATTGAAAGAATAGACAATTTAGCTTTAATAAAATCTGGGGTTAAAAAAGGTGAAGTAATTATTGCAGCCGGAACAGGAAATGTGAAGCCAGGTACAGCGGTAAAACCTAAAAAAATCAGCATGGATAGTCTCGTTCAATCAGTAAAACCGAAATTCTAA
- a CDS encoding GbsR/MarR family transcriptional regulator produces the protein MKKSLEVDEKIFQDAVKFYGTVLNLPPLASKIYSYLIFDFDKVGITFDEFVEVFSASKSSVSTNLNLLISSELIIDVNKMDERKRYFFANDDYKKIRFEKIVQKMQDELKLLDDLKNFRKTEHKEEDERIEVYKALLNKNITNIQESLNKL, from the coding sequence ATGAAAAAAAGTCTAGAAGTAGATGAGAAAATATTTCAGGATGCTGTGAAGTTTTACGGCACTGTTCTCAATCTGCCACCTCTGGCTTCAAAAATTTATTCCTACCTCATTTTCGATTTCGATAAGGTAGGAATTACCTTTGATGAGTTTGTTGAAGTCTTTTCAGCAAGCAAAAGCTCGGTTTCTACCAATCTTAATTTACTTATTAGCTCAGAATTAATTATTGACGTTAATAAAATGGATGAAAGAAAGCGTTATTTTTTTGCCAACGATGATTATAAAAAAATAAGGTTTGAAAAAATTGTTCAAAAAATGCAGGATGAATTAAAACTGTTAGACGATCTAAAAAACTTCAGAAAAACAGAGCATAAAGAAGAAGACGAAAGAATTGAAGTCTACAAAGCTCTTTTAAATAAAAACATAACAAATATTCAGGAATCTCTTAATAAACTATAA
- a CDS encoding SPFH domain-containing protein — translation MEKTLKPMSGYLALVISLLLLGGSAYLFIYGINDGENQDITYIIISIISFFITCFLLKGLMIIQPNHSRVLNFFGKYVGSVKDNGLFFINPLYSSQKMSLRSENLQGQTLKVNDKMGNPIEIAVVMVWKVGDTYKAAFDVERYSDFVKMQSEAAVRHLAMSFPYDNLEDDHAPITLREGGEKINSILEQELTDRLSKAGIIIQEARISHLAYASEIAGAMLQRQQATAIVAARTKIVEGAVGMVDLALKKLSEENIVELDDERKAAMVSNLMVVLCGEKAAQPILNAGTLYN, via the coding sequence ATGGAAAAAACTTTAAAACCAATGTCAGGTTATTTGGCACTCGTAATCTCTCTTCTTTTATTGGGAGGTTCAGCTTATCTTTTTATTTATGGTATTAATGATGGAGAAAATCAGGATATCACTTATATCATTATTTCAATTATTTCATTTTTTATTACCTGTTTTTTATTGAAAGGTTTAATGATTATTCAACCTAATCATTCAAGAGTTTTAAATTTCTTTGGGAAATATGTTGGCTCTGTAAAAGACAACGGGCTGTTTTTTATCAACCCTTTGTATTCATCTCAGAAAATGTCTTTACGTTCAGAAAACTTACAGGGACAGACTTTGAAAGTAAATGATAAAATGGGTAACCCTATCGAAATCGCGGTTGTTATGGTTTGGAAAGTAGGAGACACCTACAAAGCTGCATTTGATGTAGAAAGATATTCAGATTTTGTAAAAATGCAGAGTGAGGCGGCAGTTCGTCATTTGGCAATGAGTTTCCCTTACGATAATTTGGAAGACGATCACGCTCCAATTACTTTAAGAGAAGGCGGTGAAAAGATCAATTCGATTCTGGAACAGGAATTAACAGACCGACTTTCAAAAGCAGGAATTATCATTCAGGAAGCAAGAATTTCACACTTGGCATACGCATCTGAAATTGCAGGAGCAATGCTTCAAAGACAACAGGCAACAGCAATTGTTGCAGCAAGAACTAAGATTGTAGAAGGAGCAGTCGGAATGGTAGATTTAGCCTTAAAGAAACTTTCGGAAGAAAATATTGTTGAATTGGATGACGAAAGAAAAGCAGCAATGGTAAGTAATTTAATGGTTGTTCTCTGTGGTGAAAAAGCAGCGCAGCCAATTTTAAATGCGGGAACGTTGTATAATTAA
- a CDS encoding Arc family DNA binding domain-containing protein: protein MKSEKAQNSPENKSKKSFVIRIDESTYKLLEKWANDEFRSVNGQIEYLLNQNLINAGRKKKE, encoded by the coding sequence ATGAAATCAGAAAAAGCTCAGAACTCTCCCGAAAACAAAAGCAAAAAATCTTTCGTGATAAGGATAGATGAGTCTACCTATAAACTTCTTGAAAAATGGGCAAATGACGAGTTTAGAAGCGTCAACGGGCAGATTGAGTATCTTCTTAATCAGAATTTAATCAATGCCGGGAGAAAGAAAAAAGAATAA
- the lat gene encoding L-lysine 6-transaminase, giving the protein MNNILEIQSNKVKETVGKHVLADGFDFVMDIENSHGSWIHDSVSGKNFLDMFSMFGSASIGYNHPYLVEKSDWLGKMAVNKPTLADVYSKEYAHFLEVFERVVLPKELQYAFFIEGGALGVENAMKACFDWKTRKNFEKGLDLEAGICIHFRQAFHGRSGYTLSLTNTSDPRKYQYFPMFEWPRILNPKLHFPITEENLEETIKNENLALIQITEAILANPDKVACIIIEPIQAEGGDNHFRDEFFVGLRNICDEHEVLLIFDEVQTGIGITGKMWAFEHLSIRPDIISFGKKTQVCGVLANKEKFDEIPNNVFRESSRINSTFGGNFIDMLRFQLVMEVIEKENLLENANIVGEYLLEGLQNLAQKYPEKLSNARGKGLMCAIDLPSGEQRDHIRNELYNDGLIILACGDQSIRFRPHLNVTTEEIQIALDKIENNINKI; this is encoded by the coding sequence ATGAACAATATATTAGAAATTCAGTCAAATAAAGTAAAAGAAACAGTAGGTAAACACGTTTTAGCAGACGGTTTTGATTTTGTAATGGATATCGAAAACTCTCACGGATCTTGGATTCACGATTCAGTTTCAGGGAAAAATTTCCTGGATATGTTTTCAATGTTCGGCTCAGCTTCTATTGGATACAATCATCCTTATTTGGTTGAAAAGTCTGATTGGCTGGGAAAAATGGCAGTCAACAAACCTACTTTGGCCGATGTTTATTCTAAAGAATATGCTCATTTTCTTGAAGTTTTCGAAAGAGTAGTTTTACCTAAAGAATTGCAGTATGCATTTTTTATTGAAGGCGGAGCTTTAGGTGTTGAAAATGCGATGAAAGCATGTTTCGACTGGAAAACAAGAAAAAATTTCGAAAAAGGATTAGATCTTGAAGCTGGAATCTGCATCCATTTCAGACAGGCATTTCATGGAAGAAGCGGTTATACTTTAAGCTTAACCAACACTTCAGACCCAAGAAAATATCAGTATTTCCCGATGTTTGAATGGCCAAGAATTCTTAATCCTAAATTACATTTCCCAATCACAGAAGAGAATTTAGAAGAAACCATTAAGAACGAAAATTTAGCGTTAATCCAAATCACAGAAGCAATTCTTGCAAATCCTGATAAAGTTGCTTGTATCATTATTGAGCCAATACAAGCTGAAGGTGGTGATAATCATTTCAGAGACGAATTCTTTGTTGGTTTAAGAAATATTTGCGACGAGCATGAAGTTTTATTAATTTTCGATGAAGTACAAACAGGAATCGGAATTACCGGTAAAATGTGGGCTTTTGAACATTTAAGCATAAGACCGGATATTATTTCTTTCGGTAAAAAAACTCAGGTTTGTGGTGTTTTGGCGAATAAAGAAAAGTTTGACGAGATACCAAATAACGTTTTCAGAGAAAGCTCTAGAATCAATTCTACTTTTGGCGGTAACTTTATTGATATGCTTCGTTTCCAATTGGTGATGGAAGTTATCGAAAAAGAAAACCTTTTAGAGAATGCCAATATTGTAGGTGAATATCTTTTGGAAGGTCTGCAAAATTTAGCTCAGAAATATCCTGAAAAATTATCTAATGCAAGAGGAAAAGGTTTGATGTGCGCAATAGATTTACCTTCGGGCGAACAAAGAGATCACATCAGAAATGAGCTGTATAATGATGGTTTAATCATTCTTGCTTGTGGAGATCAGTCAATAAGATTCAGACCACATTTGAATGTTACAACAGAGGAAATTCAGATCGCTTTAGATAAAATTGAAAACAACATTAATAAAATTTAA
- a CDS encoding aspartyl protease family protein: MTKLSILIIFSSLLLSCSKNIYQQKEQYVKFKNTGRHISINLKINQYDEGNFYFDTGSPWLLIDSTFYKNQKMSFNDFSESENAGVGNNPVKMTRILDTVEFSVIDNTFFSKYNMIHNLKKPLGKNIDGIVGFSNFGTTPFEVNYITQKIILNPTINDSYQEVAIKFDGYFMYLPMELTLNDNTTIKGDFLIDTGSKETVLTSELANNKDILNSKKVTYRNNGGVSGLHMGYSLFASEVKFDKFKLTDHQIDVSNDSIGALSKNENYIGIIGNDMLDNFDIIYHPTQYKIWVKPNENFNKPTDDLYKSFILIEIENVDKGWSVGSIYEESDAYKKGLRHNDEILEINKKSVKKLNIEKFEKKLKPNQKLKLKVKRQNEYFEIDTYLNIFLKRDE, translated from the coding sequence ATGACTAAATTATCTATTTTAATAATTTTTTCTTCGCTGTTGCTATCATGTTCAAAGAATATTTATCAGCAAAAAGAACAATATGTTAAATTCAAAAATACAGGAAGACATATTAGTATTAATCTGAAAATTAATCAATATGATGAAGGAAATTTCTATTTTGATACAGGGTCACCTTGGTTGCTTATAGACAGTACTTTTTATAAAAATCAGAAAATGTCTTTTAATGATTTCTCTGAATCTGAAAATGCAGGCGTTGGGAATAATCCAGTGAAAATGACCAGAATTCTTGATACGGTTGAATTTTCTGTTATTGACAATACATTTTTTTCGAAGTATAATATGATTCATAATTTGAAAAAACCTTTGGGCAAGAATATAGACGGAATTGTAGGATTTTCGAATTTTGGCACCACACCATTTGAAGTTAATTATATCACACAGAAAATTATACTTAACCCTACAATAAATGATAGTTATCAGGAAGTTGCAATTAAATTTGATGGTTATTTTATGTATCTCCCAATGGAACTAACGCTAAACGACAACACAACTATAAAGGGAGATTTCTTAATTGATACAGGTTCTAAAGAAACAGTCTTAACAAGTGAGCTTGCAAATAATAAAGACATCCTAAATAGTAAAAAAGTAACTTATAGGAATAATGGTGGTGTAAGTGGATTACATATGGGGTATTCTCTGTTTGCTTCAGAAGTAAAATTTGACAAATTCAAACTAACCGACCACCAAATAGATGTAAGTAATGATAGCATTGGAGCACTTTCGAAAAACGAAAATTACATCGGTATTATTGGCAACGATATGTTAGATAATTTTGATATCATCTATCATCCGACTCAGTATAAAATTTGGGTAAAACCAAATGAAAATTTCAACAAACCTACAGATGATTTATACAAATCTTTTATTTTGATTGAAATAGAAAATGTAGATAAAGGCTGGTCTGTTGGCAGTATATATGAAGAAAGTGATGCTTACAAAAAAGGACTACGTCATAACGACGAAATTTTAGAAATCAATAAAAAGTCTGTTAAAAAATTAAATATAGAAAAGTTTGAAAAAAAACTTAAACCTAACCAAAAATTAAAACTCAAAGTTAAACGCCAAAACGAATATTTTGAAATTGATACATATTTAAATATTTTCCTGAAAAGAGATGAGTAA
- a CDS encoding GNAT family N-acetyltransferase yields MNNKNEIHFRKANATDIDIIWEIIQQSIERRRKDGSDQWQNGYPNLQTVESDVEKGFGHVLTVNNDVAVYVALIFNDEPAYSSIEGAWLTTGEFVVIHRVAVSENFAGQGLAKKLFDYIEDFTKSQNVLSIKVDTNYDNLAMLKILESKGYSYCGEVVLAGGVRKAYEKVLII; encoded by the coding sequence ATGAATAATAAAAACGAAATCCATTTTAGAAAAGCAAATGCAACAGATATAGATATTATTTGGGAAATTATTCAGCAATCCATCGAACGCAGAAGAAAAGATGGCAGTGATCAATGGCAAAACGGATATCCCAATTTACAAACCGTAGAAAGTGATGTTGAAAAAGGATTTGGTCATGTTTTGACAGTTAATAATGATGTTGCGGTTTACGTTGCGCTGATTTTCAACGACGAACCAGCCTACAGTTCAATTGAAGGAGCCTGGTTAACAACAGGAGAATTTGTGGTTATTCATAGGGTAGCCGTTTCAGAAAATTTTGCCGGTCAAGGACTTGCCAAAAAACTTTTTGATTATATTGAAGATTTCACAAAATCTCAGAATGTTTTAAGTATCAAAGTTGATACAAACTATGACAACCTTGCCATGCTTAAAATTTTAGAGTCTAAAGGTTACTCCTATTGTGGTGAAGTTGTTCTTGCAGGTGGTGTAAGAAAAGCTTATGAAAAAGTACTTATTATTTGA